One segment of Neobacillus endophyticus DNA contains the following:
- the opp4B gene encoding oligopeptide ABC transporter permease: MLKFIFRRILVMIPQLLILSVLIFLLAKAMPGDALTGRLASNPKMDAQTIHELKVKLGMYDPFYIQYGRWIKGLLHGDLGMSIIHQTPVTQLIAGKLGNTILLGFAILVLSYLIAIPLGIIGGRWTDTWADKLIVGYNYLTYATPLFIFALLMLFIFGFVLNWFPTSGSVDIRVEDGSLAYYMSKLNHLILPAFSGAIVSTTITIQYLRNEIIDTKIKDFVKMARAKGVSESKVYTRHIFRNSLLPIAAFLGYDIVSLIGGSVFLESIYGYPGIGQLFVTSISQRDYSVVTALVMISGLATLIGTLLSDLILSAVDPRIRIE; the protein is encoded by the coding sequence ATGTTAAAATTTATATTTCGTAGAATTTTAGTCATGATCCCTCAGCTGCTGATATTAAGTGTACTTATTTTCTTGTTGGCAAAAGCGATGCCGGGAGATGCATTAACAGGAAGATTGGCAAGTAATCCAAAAATGGATGCCCAGACGATTCATGAATTGAAAGTGAAGTTGGGGATGTATGATCCTTTTTATATACAATACGGAAGATGGATAAAGGGGTTACTTCATGGGGATTTGGGTATGTCCATTATCCACCAAACCCCGGTAACACAATTGATTGCAGGAAAACTGGGAAACACGATTCTATTGGGCTTTGCCATTTTGGTTTTAAGCTATTTGATCGCGATTCCCTTGGGGATCATAGGCGGCCGATGGACGGATACATGGGCTGATAAATTGATTGTTGGTTACAATTATTTAACATATGCTACCCCTTTATTTATTTTTGCGTTACTCATGCTTTTTATTTTTGGATTTGTTCTCAACTGGTTTCCGACAAGCGGAAGTGTAGACATCCGTGTAGAGGATGGATCGTTGGCATATTACATGAGCAAGTTAAATCATCTCATTTTGCCTGCATTTTCGGGTGCCATTGTCAGTACAACCATTACCATTCAATACTTGCGCAATGAAATCATTGATACAAAGATAAAAGACTTTGTAAAAATGGCTCGAGCAAAAGGTGTCAGCGAATCAAAAGTATATACACGCCACATTTTTAGAAATTCTTTGCTGCCAATAGCTGCTTTTCTTGGATATGATATTGTCTCTTTAATTGGCGGTTCAGTCTTTTTAGAGTCGATCTATGGATACCCTGGGATTGGGCAGTTATTTGTTACCTCCATTTCACAACGTGATTACAGTGTTGTAACTGCACTCGTCATGATATCAGGTCTTGCTACATTAATTGGGACGCTGTTATCGGATCTCATTTTAAGTGCGGTTGATCCGCGGATCAGGATTGAGTAA